One Chromobacterium paludis genomic window carries:
- a CDS encoding acyl-CoA dehydrogenase family protein — MNFDLTEDQLAFQQSARDFAEHELAPRAAEWDAESIFPLDVIRQSGEMGFLGLYTPEAYGGLGLSRLDSAIVFEELAAGCTSTAAYLTIHNMVSWMIASFGSKQLAEQWVPKMVTGEILGSYCLTEPGAGSDAASLKTRAEKKGEVYVLNGGKMFISGAGSTQVLVVMARTGGPGPKGISAFVVPADAPGVSYGKKEKKMGWNSQPTRAITFDNVQIPVENRLGEEGQGFAFAMKGLDGGRINIATCAVGTAQAALNAAQRYVQERQQFGHPLAELQTVQFRLADMLTELVAARQMVRLAAWKLDNASPDATAYCAMAKRLATDLSFNIANNALQLFGGYGYLQDFPLERHVRDLRVHQILEGTNEVMRMIVARKLLQDGALETLR; from the coding sequence ATGAATTTTGACCTGACCGAAGACCAACTCGCCTTCCAGCAAAGCGCGCGCGACTTCGCCGAGCATGAACTGGCGCCGCGCGCGGCCGAATGGGATGCCGAGTCCATCTTTCCGCTGGACGTGATCCGCCAGAGCGGTGAAATGGGCTTTCTGGGCCTCTACACCCCGGAAGCCTACGGCGGCCTGGGCCTGTCGCGGCTGGACTCCGCCATCGTATTCGAGGAGCTGGCCGCCGGCTGCACCTCCACCGCCGCCTACCTCACCATCCACAACATGGTCAGCTGGATGATCGCCAGCTTCGGCAGCAAACAGCTGGCCGAGCAGTGGGTGCCGAAAATGGTGACGGGCGAGATATTGGGCAGCTACTGCCTGACCGAGCCCGGCGCCGGCTCCGACGCCGCCTCGCTGAAAACCCGCGCCGAGAAAAAAGGCGAAGTCTATGTGCTCAACGGCGGCAAGATGTTCATCTCCGGCGCCGGCAGCACCCAGGTGCTGGTAGTGATGGCCCGCACCGGCGGCCCCGGCCCCAAGGGCATTTCCGCCTTCGTGGTGCCGGCGGACGCGCCGGGCGTCAGCTACGGCAAGAAGGAAAAGAAGATGGGCTGGAACAGCCAGCCCACCCGCGCCATCACCTTCGACAACGTCCAAATCCCGGTGGAAAACCGCCTGGGCGAGGAAGGCCAAGGCTTCGCCTTCGCCATGAAGGGGTTGGACGGCGGCCGCATCAATATCGCCACCTGCGCCGTCGGCACCGCGCAAGCCGCCTTGAACGCCGCCCAGCGCTATGTGCAGGAGCGCCAGCAATTCGGCCATCCGCTGGCAGAGCTGCAAACCGTGCAATTCCGCCTAGCCGACATGCTGACCGAACTGGTGGCCGCCCGCCAGATGGTGCGGCTGGCCGCCTGGAAGCTGGACAATGCCAGCCCCGACGCCACCGCCTATTGTGCGATGGCAAAGCGCCTGGCCACCGACTTGAGCTTCAATATCGCCAATAACGCGCTGCAGCTGTTCGGCGGCTACGGTTATCTGCAGGACTTCCCGCTGGAGCGCCATGTGCGCGATCTGCGCGTGCACCAGATACTGGAAGGCACCAACGAAGTGATGCGCATGATAGTCGCGCGCAAGCTGCTGCAGGACGGCGCGCTGGAAACGCTGCGTTAA
- the accD gene encoding acetyl-CoA carboxylase, carboxyltransferase subunit beta — MSWLNKLLPPKIKRENRADKPSAVPEGLWSKCPECEAVLYYTDLESNQQVCPKCGHHHPLTARQRLNLLLDEEGRRELGEEVKPVDILKFKDSKKYPDRLNAAKSETGEDDALVVMQGSIHSLPAVVAAFEFKFIGGSMGSVVGERFVRGVRAAVEAKAPFICVAASGGARMQEGLNSLMQMAKTSAALQLLSEHKLPFISILTDPTMGGVSASFAFLGDVVMAEPKARIGFAGARVIEQTVRETLPEGFQRAEFLLEKGAVDMVVDRRELKRKVASMITLLMKEPTAV; from the coding sequence ATGAGCTGGTTGAATAAGCTCCTCCCGCCGAAGATCAAGCGCGAAAACCGCGCCGACAAGCCTTCCGCGGTGCCCGAGGGGCTTTGGAGCAAGTGCCCGGAATGCGAAGCCGTACTGTATTACACCGACTTGGAAAGCAATCAGCAGGTTTGCCCCAAGTGCGGCCATCATCATCCCTTGACGGCGCGCCAGCGCCTGAACCTGTTGCTGGATGAGGAAGGCCGCCGCGAGCTTGGCGAAGAGGTCAAGCCGGTGGATATCCTGAAATTCAAGGACAGCAAGAAGTACCCGGACCGTCTGAACGCGGCCAAGAGCGAAACCGGCGAGGACGACGCGCTGGTGGTGATGCAAGGCAGCATCCATTCGCTGCCGGCCGTGGTCGCCGCGTTTGAATTCAAGTTCATCGGCGGCTCCATGGGCTCGGTAGTGGGCGAGCGCTTCGTGCGCGGCGTGCGCGCCGCGGTGGAGGCCAAGGCGCCTTTCATCTGCGTGGCCGCATCCGGCGGCGCGCGCATGCAGGAAGGCTTGAACTCGCTGATGCAGATGGCCAAGACCAGCGCCGCGCTGCAGCTCTTGTCCGAGCATAAACTCCCGTTCATCTCCATCCTGACCGATCCGACCATGGGCGGCGTGTCCGCCTCCTTCGCCTTCCTGGGCGACGTGGTGATGGCCGAGCCCAAGGCGCGCATCGGCTTCGCCGGCGCGCGCGTGATCGAGCAAACGGTGCGCGAGACGCTGCCGGAAGGCTTCCAGCGCGCCGAATTCCTGCTGGAAAAAGGCGCGGTGGACATGGTGGTGGACCGGCGCGAGCTGAAGCGCAAGGTGGCCAGCATGATTACCTTGCTGATGAAGGAGCCGACCGCCGTGTAA
- the mmsB gene encoding 3-hydroxyisobutyrate dehydrogenase — MENIAFIGLGNMGGPMAVNLLNKGFKVSAFDLSAEALAKVAAAGGRAASSAADAIDGASVVISMLPAGKHVQGLYLGDDGLFAKLPKGTLIIDCSTIDAGAARKVAEAAQAQGLAMLDAPVSGGTAGAAAGTLTFIVGGEAGDLARARPVLEAMGKNIFHAGGPGAGQTAKICNNMLLGILMAGTAEALALGVKNGLDPKVLSEIISKSSGRNWATELYNPWPGVMENVPASRNYAGGFMSELMLKDLGLAEETALQSHASNPLGALARNLYEEHVQQGNGKLDFSSIVKHFHTLN; from the coding sequence ATGGAAAACATCGCCTTCATCGGCCTGGGCAATATGGGCGGCCCGATGGCCGTCAATCTGCTGAACAAGGGCTTCAAGGTCAGCGCCTTCGACCTGTCTGCCGAGGCCTTGGCCAAGGTGGCTGCCGCCGGCGGCCGCGCCGCCTCCAGCGCCGCCGATGCGATTGACGGCGCCAGCGTGGTGATCTCCATGCTGCCGGCCGGCAAGCATGTGCAGGGACTCTACCTGGGCGACGACGGTTTGTTCGCCAAGCTGCCCAAGGGTACGCTGATCATAGACTGCAGCACCATAGACGCCGGCGCCGCGCGCAAAGTGGCAGAGGCGGCGCAGGCGCAGGGCCTGGCCATGCTGGACGCGCCGGTGTCCGGCGGCACGGCCGGCGCGGCGGCCGGCACCCTGACCTTCATCGTCGGCGGCGAAGCGGGCGACCTGGCGCGCGCGCGGCCGGTGTTGGAGGCCATGGGCAAGAACATCTTCCACGCCGGCGGCCCCGGCGCCGGCCAGACCGCCAAGATCTGCAACAATATGCTGCTGGGCATCCTGATGGCCGGCACCGCCGAGGCGCTAGCCCTGGGCGTCAAGAACGGCCTGGACCCGAAAGTGCTGTCCGAGATCATCAGCAAGAGCTCGGGCCGCAACTGGGCGACGGAACTCTACAACCCGTGGCCCGGCGTGATGGAGAATGTTCCGGCCAGCCGCAACTACGCCGGCGGATTCATGTCCGAACTGATGCTGAAAGACCTGGGTTTGGCCGAGGAAACCGCCTTGCAAAGCCATGCATCCAACCCGCTGGGCGCCTTGGCCCGCAATCTGTACGAGGAGCATGTGCAACAGGGCAATGGCAAGCTGGACTTCTCCAGCATCGTCAAACATTTCCATACGCTGAACTGA
- the rsgA gene encoding ribosome small subunit-dependent GTPase A, translated as MLNFDFPRLAAIGLTPQLLQQALVLAGDQDRQLVRVCRVQRDCVWGHDGESEWPAQALPHAHGELAVGDWALCQPQAEGPWRLIDRLEPFNQLARFNDEGARQVYASNVDTALLVMGLDGDYNPRRLERYLGLAASAGVAPVVVLSKADLCADTADRVAELERRLRPAPPILALNGNDPSCREALAPWLGAGQTLVLLGSSGAGKSTLSNALLGEATQIVGEVRDDDSRGRHTTTARTLLPCPGGACIIDTPGVRGLQAPLDEQALAGSFADIAELAGRCQFRDCRHQEEPGCAVRAGVDADRLRNYHKLLRETRRLEQSPLQRQQQRREWKARSKAARRR; from the coding sequence ATGCTGAATTTCGATTTTCCGCGCTTGGCCGCCATCGGCCTGACGCCGCAATTGTTGCAGCAAGCGCTGGTTTTGGCCGGCGATCAAGATAGACAACTGGTCCGCGTCTGCCGCGTGCAGCGCGATTGCGTTTGGGGGCATGACGGCGAGTCCGAATGGCCGGCCCAGGCTTTGCCCCATGCGCACGGCGAGCTGGCGGTAGGCGATTGGGCGCTGTGCCAGCCGCAGGCGGAAGGGCCGTGGCGGCTGATCGACCGACTGGAGCCGTTCAATCAATTGGCGCGCTTTAATGACGAAGGCGCGCGCCAGGTCTACGCGTCCAACGTCGACACCGCGTTGCTGGTGATGGGCCTGGACGGCGACTACAACCCGCGCCGCCTGGAGCGCTATTTGGGTCTGGCGGCGTCCGCCGGCGTCGCGCCGGTGGTGGTGTTGAGCAAGGCAGACCTGTGCGCCGACACCGCAGATAGAGTCGCGGAACTGGAGCGTCGCCTGCGCCCCGCGCCGCCCATCCTGGCGCTGAACGGCAATGACCCGAGCTGCCGCGAGGCGCTTGCGCCCTGGCTGGGCGCGGGGCAGACCCTGGTGCTGCTGGGCTCGTCCGGCGCTGGCAAATCGACGCTCAGCAATGCGCTGCTGGGCGAGGCGACCCAGATCGTGGGCGAAGTCAGGGACGACGATAGCCGAGGCCGCCACACGACGACGGCGCGCACCCTGCTGCCATGCCCGGGCGGCGCCTGCATCATCGATACGCCCGGCGTCCGCGGCCTGCAAGCGCCGCTGGACGAGCAGGCACTGGCAGGCAGCTTCGCCGACATCGCCGAGCTGGCGGGGCGCTGTCAATTCCGCGATTGCCGCCACCAGGAGGAGCCTGGCTGCGCGGTGAGGGCCGGGGTAGACGCAGACCGGCTGCGCAATTACCACAAGCTGTTGCGTGAGACCCGGAGGCTGGAGCAGAGCCCGCTGCAACGCCAGCAGCAGCGCCGGGAATGGAAGGCGCGCAGCAAGGCGGCGCGGCGTCGCTAG
- a CDS encoding enoyl-CoA hydratase, protein MQNYAHLNVEKRGHTAVVTIDNPPANTWNRESLTALKQLVADLNADRDIYALVITGQGEKFFSAGADLNMFADGDKKVATEMTMLFGEAFEALSAFRGVSIAAVNGYAMGGGLECALACDIRIAEEQAQMALPEAGVGLLPCAGGTQNLPWLVGEGWAKRMILCGERVNAATAERIGLVEQVVAKGEALATAIQLAEGVAKQSPSSVGVCKQLVQAARTQPPAWNLIKEREAFIKLFDTHDQGEGTRAFLEKRAPNWKNA, encoded by the coding sequence ATGCAAAACTACGCCCACCTGAACGTGGAAAAACGCGGCCACACCGCCGTGGTGACCATAGACAACCCGCCGGCCAACACCTGGAACCGCGAGAGCCTGACCGCGCTGAAACAGCTGGTGGCCGACCTCAACGCCGACCGCGACATCTACGCACTGGTCATCACCGGCCAGGGCGAGAAGTTCTTCTCCGCCGGCGCGGACCTGAATATGTTCGCCGACGGCGACAAAAAGGTCGCCACCGAGATGACCATGCTGTTCGGCGAAGCCTTTGAGGCGCTGTCAGCTTTTCGCGGCGTCAGCATCGCCGCCGTCAACGGCTACGCCATGGGCGGCGGCCTGGAGTGCGCGCTGGCCTGCGACATCCGCATCGCCGAGGAGCAGGCGCAGATGGCGCTGCCGGAAGCCGGCGTCGGCCTCTTGCCCTGCGCCGGCGGCACGCAGAACCTGCCCTGGCTGGTGGGCGAAGGCTGGGCCAAGCGCATGATTTTGTGCGGCGAGCGCGTCAACGCCGCCACCGCCGAGCGCATCGGCCTGGTGGAGCAAGTGGTGGCCAAGGGCGAGGCGCTGGCAACCGCCATCCAGCTGGCCGAGGGCGTGGCCAAACAGTCGCCGTCGTCGGTGGGCGTATGCAAGCAGCTGGTGCAAGCCGCCCGCACCCAGCCGCCGGCCTGGAACCTGATCAAGGAGCGCGAGGCCTTCATCAAGCTGTTCGACACCCATGACCAGGGCGAAGGCACCCGCGCCTTCCTGGAAAAGCGCGCGCCGAACTGGAAGAACGCCTGA
- a CDS encoding enoyl-CoA hydratase/isomerase family protein: MHDAVLFDELTTSDGHRIAIATLNAEKSLNALTLEMIRLLDARLTIWERDEGIVAVVLRGAGERAFCAGGDVRSLRGKLIDEPHYPNPHAMAFFAEEYTLDYRIHRYRKPLIVWGGGIVMGGGLGLMAGASHRVATPATRIAMPEITIGLYPDVGGSWFLQRMPAHLGLFLALTGAPLNAHDALIANLADHVLAADAYPALLKALQAANWGGDAHARPALVSALLNQLEGQLGDALPASNVERNLLAVHRLMNKGDLAAVSAALTETAFEDPWLADAAKNFVHGSPTSAAVSWEILNRSKHMSLAESLRMELVLSINFCARSDFPEGVRALLVDKDRKPHWSRQLQDIDQAWVDGHFESPWRDGDHPLAGLK, translated from the coding sequence ATGCATGACGCGGTGCTGTTTGACGAACTGACCACCAGCGACGGCCATCGCATCGCCATCGCCACCCTCAACGCCGAAAAGTCGCTGAACGCGCTGACGCTGGAGATGATCCGGCTGCTGGACGCGCGGCTCACCATCTGGGAGCGCGACGAAGGCATCGTCGCCGTGGTGCTGCGCGGCGCCGGCGAGCGCGCCTTCTGCGCCGGCGGCGACGTGCGCAGCCTGCGCGGCAAGCTGATAGATGAGCCCCACTACCCCAACCCGCACGCGATGGCTTTCTTCGCCGAGGAATACACGCTCGACTATCGCATCCACCGCTACAGGAAACCCTTGATTGTTTGGGGCGGCGGCATCGTCATGGGCGGCGGCCTGGGCCTGATGGCGGGCGCCAGCCACCGCGTGGCCACCCCGGCCACCCGCATCGCCATGCCGGAAATCACCATCGGCCTGTATCCGGACGTGGGCGGCAGCTGGTTCCTGCAGCGCATGCCGGCCCACCTGGGCCTGTTCCTGGCCTTGACCGGGGCGCCCTTGAACGCGCACGACGCGCTGATAGCCAACCTGGCCGACCACGTGCTGGCCGCCGACGCCTACCCGGCGCTGCTGAAAGCCTTGCAGGCGGCCAACTGGGGCGGCGACGCGCATGCGCGCCCGGCCCTGGTCAGCGCGCTGCTCAATCAGCTGGAAGGCCAACTGGGCGATGCCTTGCCGGCGTCCAACGTCGAGCGCAACCTGCTGGCCGTGCACCGGCTGATGAATAAGGGCGATCTGGCCGCCGTCAGCGCCGCGCTGACGGAAACGGCGTTCGAAGACCCGTGGCTCGCCGACGCCGCCAAGAATTTCGTCCACGGCAGCCCCACCTCCGCCGCCGTCAGCTGGGAAATCCTGAACCGCTCCAAGCACATGTCGCTGGCCGAGTCCCTGCGCATGGAGCTGGTGCTGTCCATCAACTTCTGCGCCCGCTCCGACTTCCCGGAAGGCGTGCGCGCGCTGCTGGTGGACAAGGATCGCAAGCCGCATTGGAGCCGCCAGCTGCAAGACATAGACCAAGCCTGGGTGGACGGACATTTCGAATCGCCCTGGCGCGACGGCGACCATCCGCTGGCTGGATTGAAATAA
- a CDS encoding alpha/beta hydrolase family protein: MPHSIALKSIAAATLLACAASASAAGYQQPPANILKVMRAPALPTPSINPTRDAMLLVGWQEYPSIARVAAPYLKLAGTRIEPANRAKHDTPGGYGIAPCAESFKLVKIPSGRETPVALPAGSCPDAPAWSADGKRFAFANATKDAVELWVGDAASGKLRKIPGIRLNPMLNDELQWMPDQKTLLVKTVPARQGPAPAKSIGPDGPSVQESDGVKGESSTYEVRDTLNNPHDEALFDYYGASQLMLVDAASGKATPIGEPALYDGVGPSPDGKHLLVSSVRRPYSYVTTYERFPHEVQVWALSKPGRVAIRSIATLPLADRVPVHGEPLGPRDFSWRANDPATLIWAEALDGGDWKNTVPARDKVMTWKAPFTGKPVELLRTAQRFGGIEWGERRDTALVSEFDINRHWYQTRVVNFEDPAQKSRLLWSLSYDDKYASPGTPVTRTLANGFRVIRQDGDAIYLNGAGASPEGNRPFLDKLNLKTLASERLFRSGKDALERPVALTGANSFLTWRQTPMAAPNVYLRTLQQPIAAAKGEAAFASSEVAVSHITDPTPELRQIKKRLVKYMRADGMELSFTLYTPPGYKEGTRIPAILNAYPLDYADAASAGQVSGSQQTFTRLYQYKYLLLAGYAIIDQASFPIVGDPKAAYDTYLDQLKMDAQAAVDEAVKLGVADPDRIGVTGHSHGALMTANLLAHTDLFRAGAATSGSYNKTLTPFGFQSERRSVWEAPEVYRKASTFFYADKLKTPILIMHGADDANPGTTPLQAVKFYEAIRGNGGTARLVMLPHEPHWYAARESNEQLVYEMLNWFDKYVKNAPPRAQKTAQAGQPATQP; this comes from the coding sequence ATGCCTCACTCCATCGCCCTGAAAAGCATCGCCGCAGCCACCTTACTGGCCTGCGCCGCGTCCGCCTCCGCCGCCGGCTACCAGCAGCCGCCCGCCAATATTCTCAAGGTGATGCGCGCGCCCGCCCTGCCCACGCCCAGCATCAACCCCACCCGCGACGCCATGCTGCTGGTGGGCTGGCAGGAGTACCCGTCCATCGCCCGCGTGGCCGCGCCGTATCTGAAACTGGCCGGCACGCGCATCGAACCGGCCAACCGCGCCAAACATGACACGCCCGGCGGCTACGGCATCGCGCCATGCGCGGAGAGCTTCAAGCTGGTGAAGATACCCAGCGGCAGGGAAACCCCGGTGGCCCTGCCGGCAGGTTCCTGCCCCGACGCGCCGGCCTGGTCCGCCGACGGTAAGCGTTTCGCCTTCGCCAATGCCACTAAGGATGCGGTGGAGCTGTGGGTGGGCGACGCCGCCAGCGGCAAGCTGCGCAAGATACCGGGCATTCGCCTCAACCCCATGCTCAATGACGAGTTGCAATGGATGCCGGACCAGAAGACGCTGCTGGTCAAGACCGTGCCGGCCAGGCAAGGGCCGGCGCCGGCCAAGTCCATCGGCCCGGATGGCCCCAGCGTGCAGGAAAGCGATGGCGTGAAGGGGGAAAGCAGCACCTATGAGGTGCGCGACACGCTGAACAACCCGCACGACGAGGCCTTGTTCGACTACTACGGCGCCTCGCAATTGATGCTGGTGGACGCCGCCAGCGGCAAGGCCACGCCCATAGGCGAGCCGGCGCTGTACGACGGCGTAGGCCCCTCCCCGGATGGCAAGCACCTCCTGGTTTCCAGCGTGCGCCGCCCCTATTCCTACGTCACCACTTACGAGCGTTTCCCGCACGAGGTTCAGGTTTGGGCGCTGTCTAAGCCGGGCCGCGTCGCCATCCGCTCCATCGCCACCCTGCCGCTGGCGGACCGCGTGCCGGTGCATGGCGAACCGCTAGGCCCGCGCGACTTCTCCTGGCGCGCCAACGACCCCGCCACGCTGATCTGGGCCGAGGCGCTGGACGGCGGCGATTGGAAAAACACCGTGCCGGCGCGCGACAAAGTGATGACGTGGAAGGCGCCGTTCACCGGCAAGCCGGTGGAACTGCTGCGCACCGCGCAGCGCTTTGGCGGCATAGAATGGGGCGAGCGCCGCGATACTGCGCTGGTCAGCGAGTTCGACATCAACCGCCACTGGTATCAAACCCGCGTCGTCAACTTTGAAGACCCGGCGCAAAAGTCCCGCCTGCTGTGGAGCTTGTCCTACGACGACAAGTACGCCTCGCCCGGCACGCCGGTCACCCGCACCCTGGCCAATGGTTTCCGCGTGATCCGTCAGGACGGCGACGCCATCTACCTGAACGGCGCCGGCGCCTCGCCCGAGGGCAACCGCCCCTTCCTCGACAAGCTGAATTTGAAAACGCTGGCCAGCGAACGGCTGTTCCGCAGCGGCAAGGACGCGCTGGAGCGCCCGGTGGCGCTGACCGGCGCCAACAGCTTCCTGACCTGGCGCCAAACCCCCATGGCCGCGCCGAATGTTTATCTGCGCACGCTGCAACAGCCCATCGCCGCCGCCAAGGGCGAGGCCGCCTTCGCCTCCAGCGAAGTCGCCGTCAGCCATATCACCGATCCGACGCCCGAGCTGCGCCAGATCAAAAAGCGACTGGTCAAATATATGCGCGCCGACGGCATGGAACTGTCATTCACGCTATACACCCCGCCGGGCTATAAGGAAGGCACCCGCATCCCCGCCATCCTCAACGCCTATCCGCTGGACTACGCCGACGCCGCCAGCGCCGGCCAGGTCAGCGGCTCGCAACAGACCTTCACCCGCCTCTATCAGTACAAATACCTGCTGCTGGCGGGCTACGCCATCATCGACCAGGCATCGTTCCCCATCGTGGGCGACCCCAAGGCCGCTTACGACACTTACCTGGACCAGCTGAAGATGGACGCCCAGGCCGCGGTGGATGAGGCGGTGAAGCTGGGCGTGGCGGACCCGGACCGCATCGGCGTCACCGGCCACAGCCACGGCGCGCTGATGACGGCGAATCTGCTGGCGCACACCGATCTGTTCCGCGCCGGCGCGGCCACCAGCGGCTCCTACAACAAGACGCTGACGCCGTTTGGCTTCCAGAGCGAGCGCCGCTCGGTATGGGAGGCGCCGGAGGTGTACCGCAAGGCGTCCACCTTCTTCTACGCCGACAAGCTAAAGACGCCCATCCTGATCATGCACGGCGCGGATGACGCCAATCCCGGCACGACACCCTTGCAGGCGGTCAAGTTCTACGAAGCCATCCGCGGCAACGGCGGCACCGCTCGCCTGGTGATGCTGCCGCACGAGCCGCACTGGTACGCCGCGCGCGAATCCAACGAGCAACTGGTTTACGAAATGCTGAACTGGTTCGACAAATACGTGAAAAACGCTCCGCCGCGCGCGCAGAAAACCGCGCAAGCCGGGCAGCCGGCAACGCAGCCCTGA
- a CDS encoding GNAT family N-acetyltransferase, producing MRVWNREGVAAPIVTPRLRLLPLGAEHADALFPLLRQPRIYDWISMRRPESAEALARRWGELRQEGAGEREEYFFGWAAQRAADGAWLGALDADVRADGVAVNVGYWFGPEYWGQGYASEAVLALAGHLSGQGVHEQRATVTLGNEASMRVLERAGFVRGRVLPDNDTVGGCLVDDIEFVRLDLR from the coding sequence ATGAGAGTTTGGAACCGAGAGGGCGTAGCCGCGCCCATCGTCACGCCGCGCTTGCGATTGCTGCCGCTGGGGGCGGAGCACGCCGATGCGCTGTTCCCCTTGCTGCGGCAGCCGCGCATTTACGACTGGATTTCGATGCGCCGGCCGGAGTCGGCGGAGGCCTTGGCTCGCCGCTGGGGCGAGTTAAGGCAGGAAGGCGCCGGCGAGCGCGAGGAGTATTTTTTCGGCTGGGCGGCACAACGCGCGGCTGACGGCGCTTGGCTGGGCGCGCTGGACGCCGATGTCCGCGCCGATGGCGTCGCCGTTAATGTGGGTTATTGGTTCGGGCCGGAATATTGGGGGCAGGGCTACGCCAGCGAGGCGGTATTGGCCCTGGCTGGCCATCTGTCCGGGCAAGGCGTGCATGAGCAGCGCGCGACGGTGACGCTGGGCAACGAGGCCTCGATGCGGGTGCTGGAGCGGGCCGGCTTTGTCCGTGGCCGGGTGTTGCCGGATAACGATACCGTGGGCGGATGCCTGGTCGATGACATAGAGTTTGTCCGGCTGGACTTGAGGTAA
- a CDS encoding CoA-acylating methylmalonate-semialdehyde dehydrogenase — protein sequence MSQSVPKIKLLIGGEFVDSHTTEWRDIVNPATQEVLARVPLATADEVNAAVAAAKEAFKTWKKTPIGARARIFLKYQQLIRENMKELAAILTAEQGKTLADAEGDVFRGLEVVEHAANIGTLQLGEYAENVAGGVDTYTVQQPLGVCAGITPFNFPAMIPLWMFPMAIATGNTFVLKPSEQDPMVTMRLVELALQAGIPKGVLNVVHGAADVVNAICDHPDIKAVSFVGSTKVGTHVYQRATLSGKRAQCMMGAKNHAIVLPDANKEQALNQLTGAAFGAAGQRCMALTVAVLVGEAQSWIPELVAKAKGLKVGAGKDNLDLGPLISCAARDRVEGLIAKGVEQGAKLELDGRGVQVAGFENGNFVGPTIFSGVKPEMAIYHQEIFGPVLCLMAADTLDDAIAIINANPNGNGTAIFTQSGAAARKFQEDIDVGQVGINVPIPVPVPLFSFTGSRASKLGDLGPYGKQVVAFYTQTKTVTSRWFDDEASMGKVHTTISLR from the coding sequence ATGAGCCAGTCGGTACCCAAGATCAAGCTGTTGATAGGCGGCGAATTCGTCGACTCCCACACCACGGAATGGCGCGACATCGTCAATCCGGCCACCCAGGAAGTGCTGGCGCGCGTGCCGCTGGCCACCGCCGACGAGGTGAACGCCGCCGTGGCCGCCGCCAAGGAAGCGTTCAAGACCTGGAAGAAAACGCCTATCGGCGCGCGCGCGCGCATCTTCCTGAAATACCAGCAGCTGATCCGCGAAAACATGAAGGAGCTGGCCGCCATCCTCACCGCCGAGCAAGGCAAGACCCTGGCTGACGCCGAGGGCGACGTGTTCCGCGGCCTGGAAGTGGTGGAGCACGCGGCCAATATCGGCACGCTGCAACTGGGCGAGTACGCCGAAAACGTAGCCGGCGGCGTGGACACTTATACCGTGCAGCAGCCGCTGGGCGTGTGCGCCGGCATCACCCCCTTCAACTTCCCGGCCATGATCCCGCTGTGGATGTTCCCGATGGCCATCGCCACCGGCAACACCTTCGTGCTGAAGCCGTCCGAACAAGACCCGATGGTGACCATGCGCTTGGTGGAGCTGGCGCTGCAAGCCGGCATTCCCAAGGGCGTGCTGAACGTGGTGCATGGCGCGGCCGACGTGGTCAACGCCATCTGCGACCATCCCGACATCAAGGCCGTGTCCTTCGTCGGCTCCACCAAGGTAGGCACCCATGTCTACCAACGCGCCACCCTCAGCGGCAAGCGCGCCCAGTGCATGATGGGCGCCAAGAACCACGCCATCGTGCTGCCGGACGCCAATAAGGAGCAGGCGCTGAACCAACTGACCGGCGCGGCTTTCGGCGCGGCCGGCCAGCGCTGCATGGCCTTGACCGTGGCCGTGCTGGTGGGCGAGGCGCAAAGCTGGATTCCGGAACTGGTGGCCAAGGCCAAGGGCTTGAAAGTGGGCGCCGGCAAGGACAATCTGGACCTGGGCCCGCTGATCTCCTGCGCCGCGCGCGACCGGGTGGAAGGCCTGATCGCCAAGGGCGTGGAGCAAGGCGCCAAGCTGGAACTGGACGGCCGCGGCGTGCAGGTGGCCGGGTTCGAGAACGGCAACTTCGTCGGCCCCACCATCTTCTCCGGCGTCAAACCCGAGATGGCCATCTACCACCAGGAAATCTTCGGCCCCGTGCTGTGCCTGATGGCGGCGGACACCCTGGACGACGCCATCGCCATCATCAATGCCAATCCCAACGGCAACGGCACCGCCATCTTCACCCAGAGCGGCGCGGCGGCGCGCAAGTTCCAGGAAGACATCGACGTGGGCCAGGTGGGCATCAACGTGCCGATCCCGGTGCCGGTGCCGCTGTTCAGCTTCACCGGCAGCCGCGCGTCCAAGCTGGGCGACTTGGGTCCCTACGGCAAGCAGGTGGTGGCCTTCTACACCCAGACCAAGACCGTCACCAGCCGCTGGTTCGACGACGAGGCGAGCATGGGCAAGGTGCACACCACCATCTCGCTGCGCTGA